AATTCGTGATCGACTCAATATTTCAAATCAATACAAATTATACAGTTTCAAACATACAGGAGGGGTAAAACTTGTAAATGAAGGTATTGATACTTGGGAACTACAACGGCACTTTCGTCATAAATCTATTGATACTACAGAACGATACATTAGAAGAAACTTCGCTGTAAAAAGCGATAAAATAAGAAATGATTTTCCCGATATCTAACGTACAACCTACAACCTAAAAGAGGCAACGAACGCTGCCTCTTTTAGATTATTTGTTTCGGCTATACACTCCTACTACTACAATTATCAGAGCTATAACGATATATACTTTATCTTTATGTAGTTCCCACCATGATAACTCTACAACAGTTTCTTTCTGATTCAACATAGCATCTACTTTATAACTCAATGAATCCAATCTATTAGAGAACTGTTGCAAAGTAATAGATAATGTTTCATCAACTTCTGTTCGTTCCTGATCCTGTTTATATGCAGTAGTAGTACTTTCTTTGACCGGATGTTGTTTCCCTGTTGAATCAGGAGCAGACAAGTAAACTGTTTTATTCTCAATCTTCAAATCACTCAATTTATCAGTAGTAACCTTCGTCTGCTTACTTACATCAACTCGTAGCGATTCAATTAAGTTTCGCAAAAACAAAAAATCCCCTGAATAGTCTATCTGCTTTTGAGTTTCCATATTGCGAGAAGCCTTGCAGGACGTGAACCATATTGTTGACGTCAGCAATATGGTTATATAAATCAGAGCTTTCATGGCCGGATCACTGTATTACGCAAAAAGTTGGAGAACTCGAAACGTACATCAAAACAGGGGCACGCCTTGATATATTCCGCTGGTTCCACTTCCCCGCTACCGTCCAGATCGGGCGAAGTATCACGGTGTCCGAGAACCTCGATAATAGGATACTCTTTACAGAGCTTCGCGACTAATTCACGTAATGCTGCCTTTTGAGCTGAAGTACGAGTATCAGCAGGTTTTCCGGACGCATCCAGTCCGCCAATATAACACACACCAACAGAATGTTTATTATACGAAGATTCCGAAAAACCTTTGGTGTTACAATGTGCGCCGTCAATGGAAAGCGGTCGTCCATTTTCTACCATTCCGTCCAAGTCAATGACGAAGTTATAACCAATCTGATTGAATCCCCGAACCCGGTGCATCCGATCAAGGTCTTTAGCTCGTAAATCCTGTCCGACTTTTGTAGCCGAACAATGAATAATAATAGCATCAATAGTTTTCATTTCTTTTCCTCCTTATCTTTAATTATTGTAACTCTACGCGGTGGAATACGACGGCTGCATTCACTATCAGGACGGTCACAACGGTTATGCTCTGCATCCTTCAATTGCAGCTCTAACTCATGACATTTATGTATCCAAGTTAATTTGTCATTCTGCTCATTACGTAATTCAACATAGAGAGCATCTATTTTTGTATCACGTTGAGCAATACGATCCTCCAGCCAATCCACCTGTTTACGTTCATTTTCATCTTCCATAGAGTCAGCAGAAGCATCCTCCTTTCGAGCATTTGTTTTACGATTTACCCAAAAGGTTACAAGCCATGTGATTGTTGAAGTACCACCTATTGCTCCCAGTATTGCTATCCAGTTTTCCATAATGTTTATTCACCAAGATTTTATTTCAAATAAAAAGTTTCCATCTACTATTTGAGAACAATCAGAAGTAACTATATATATTCCTGCAGAGTTTCCCATATTCCATCGCCATAACGTAGCCTTAATACCAACTGCCTGTTGTATCTCGCTGGCTTCATCTTCTATGTCAATTCCAGTAAGCATAACATAACAATTTGTCGGATTTACTCCCTCAAGAACCCATTTACTAGGAAGAGTAATAGAGTATCTCCCTGTGCCCATTTTATAAAAAGCAGGTGCAGCCCCATCATACGAAGAACACTTCAGTGAACCATTAGAGTTATAATAACGCCCAATACATATAATACTTGGTAAAATCCCCCATCTTCCTTGTCGCTTACTCATTAGATTAGTTTCATTAAACTTTATTCCATATAAAGGATTACATAGTATTGCTTCAATTTTACCATTTTTATTATTTTGAAATGAAAATAGATTTTCAGAAGAAGTACCAAGAGTTAAACCATTAGCATAATATTTAGAGACATAATTAGAATAAACTGTTCTAGCTGTAAAATTCACAAGTTGGAGCAATACATTAGTATCTTTTAGCCAAGGCGTTATATAAATTTCATAGCTAATAAAAAGTTGGTGATATCCATCTTCCAAAGGAACCATTACAGTGTCATCTTTAAAATCAATATATGTTCCATTTTGGGATGAACCTATCTCTAATAAATAACTGGTACTTATTAATTCGGTTTTAGCACTATCTCTATATGAATTGAGCCCTACCTTAATTCTACCAAATGAATAAACAGGATACCCAGACGTGGTATTAACAACAATATTCTGGAAAATCTGAACCTTACCCATATATAGCAAAGATACATTTCCCTGTGTTTCAAACAAGTCAGAAAGTAACACTTCTACAGTTTCTTCTGTATACCTATTATTGGAAGCAGAAATATATTGTTTGTAATTAGGGATAGTTGAAGTTAAGTTTATTGTTGGGGCTTTTACATTAAATAGGCTGTCCATCTGCATATATTCATTTCCATCAAAAACTCCTGCAATAGTTCCATCTGCCTTAAACATTTTTATATCTGAAGTTTCAGGAGCAATTTCAATACGTTTGCCATTTTCAGCACCCGTTATCACTTTCCCCCTAAAAATAGCTTCTCCTGTCTCTGCATCAATTCCAAAAGTTATTTTTCCATTTTTGATTCCGAATAATCCAGTTTTATAGCCCCCATTCATATTCACAACTCCACGACCTAAAGCTATACCTGTTAGCATTGGTTGATCTGATGTCCCAGTATTGGTACCTGCGAACATTTTAGGTGAAATGATATGTTCACTACCGATCTGTGTTTTATTATTGTCCCAATCTTCTATCCAGGGAAGAAGATTGGCATCTTGTCCGGGCTTTCCATCTGTCCCTTTTGCTCTTATAGGGCCGCCCCACTCTCCAGAATCTACGCTTTCTGCCACCTTTTGAGAAATCCAAGCAACGGATGAGGTTGAATTTGTATGCCATCCATTCTTAGTTCCATCACCTGTAGGGCGTTCAGGTTCCTTTTCACTATCATGATACGTTATATAAACACTATTCCCATCACTTCCTTTATCTCCATCGACTACCATTAATACCCACTCTGTACCACTATAAATATATACTATACCAGTATTAGTATCACGATAAGCCCAATTTTCTTCCGGATTAGCAGGTGGACTAACTAGTTCTCCTTTCCAGTTAATACTTAAACCATCATTACCAGGCTTACCTTTCAGATTTTCCTTAGATTCATCATCAAGGTTATTCCATCTTAAGGTTACACCTGAGCCAAGAGTTACTTTGTTTGTGGCAGGACTATACACAATGTTTCCCTTTCCAAGATTGACTGAACCATCAGGAGACAACTCATAAATAACAGCACCTTTATCATCCACCGCTTTTACCATACCGTTGACACTGTAGAACCCTTTCAATCCATTGCCACCCGGAATATTACCTCCCATACGGACCTTTACCTTACCATCCCAGTTCTTAGAATCAAGATCAAACATCACGTCAATGGCTGGTTGTCCTGTTTCGTCGGCATGCATATAAATTGCAGACTGGCGTGCTTTATTCTGTGAATTACCGAACTGTACCAGTTCATCACCTGCAGCGGGAACATTAAGAACATTACCGGATTCATCTTTATCAAATTCTGATAAAGACACGTGCAAGTTTTTTGTCTCTACATCAACCGATGATACTTCGACATGATAAAGTTTTGTCTTATCACCTACGAATGTCTGACAGCGTATGAAGTCATGTGCAACAATACTCACATCTTCATCTTCCAACTCGATAAGGTATTCTGTACCATCATCAGAGATTCGGACTGATTTTACTTTCCCGTGTCCCTGTGTGATGGCTTGCGCACCAATTATCGCTCTAACTTTGCTTATCAACATTTCAAAGACAAGCATAGTCTCACGAACTACGATTGTATCAATCTCAAATTTCCATTTACCTTTGACGTATTCCCATATCTTCCAACCGTGCCCGGCAAATCCGGACACGAAATCTTCTGCGTACTCTTTAACACCATTCGCCAGTTTCCGCCCAGTCTCATATACAGAACAGAGGAAGCCATAAAACTTACCGTTACTTAATATTGCCATATCCTTGTTTTTAAGAGATCTTTTCTATCTTTATTGCATTAAAGCCTATACGTTTACTTTTTTCAGCCCACATCATAATTGCTAGTTTCCCATCATCAACCACAATATTATCAAATTCCATCCAGGTCTTATTATTCGTAAGAGAAAGAGAAGGAAGAGTTTGCTCAACCTTATTGATTTTAATGTGACCAGTAGAGGTATGGTCAGACTGTGTTGTTGATGACAGAATACTTACCTTGTACGTCCCATTAGGGACTTTCCAACCAATTATAGGATATATAATACCATTATACTTATTGGAGTATTGAT
The Bacteroides luhongzhouii DNA segment above includes these coding regions:
- a CDS encoding histidine kinase, which encodes MKALIYITILLTSTIWFTSCKASRNMETQKQIDYSGDFLFLRNLIESLRVDVSKQTKVTTDKLSDLKIENKTVYLSAPDSTGKQHPVKESTTTAYKQDQERTEVDETLSITLQQFSNRLDSLSYKVDAMLNQKETVVELSWWELHKDKVYIVIALIIVVVGVYSRNK
- a CDS encoding N-acetylmuramoyl-L-alanine amidase, producing the protein MKTIDAIIIHCSATKVGQDLRAKDLDRMHRVRGFNQIGYNFVIDLDGMVENGRPLSIDGAHCNTKGFSESSYNKHSVGVCYIGGLDASGKPADTRTSAQKAALRELVAKLCKEYPIIEVLGHRDTSPDLDGSGEVEPAEYIKACPCFDVRFEFSNFLRNTVIRP